A region of Nitrospinota bacterium DNA encodes the following proteins:
- a CDS encoding aldo/keto reductase translates to MLTKEAFREGVLGRTGRKVLRLGLAGGYGVSAEGVEMAVERGVNYLYHGSIRRDGMTQAIKNLTGKGKREQLIIVAQIYWREWAWPFNRSFYSFLKNNGLEYVDVLLLGWHNGPPSQKTLDICSDLKVKGLFRHLAISGHNRKAFPEFAASGLYDAMMTRYNAVHRGAEDEIFPHIDKERSVRPAITTYTTTCWGQLLKSGNTPSGEATPKASDCYRFVMSNPTVDVCMSGPKNMDELKEALSALDKGEMSEAEMKWMRKVGDYIHSGKAK, encoded by the coding sequence ATGCTTACCAAGGAAGCTTTTAGGGAAGGGGTGTTGGGCCGGACAGGCCGGAAAGTATTAAGGCTTGGCTTGGCCGGGGGATACGGCGTGTCGGCCGAAGGTGTTGAAATGGCGGTGGAAAGGGGGGTTAACTACCTGTATCATGGCTCCATCCGGCGGGACGGCATGACCCAGGCCATAAAGAACCTGACAGGCAAAGGCAAACGGGAGCAGTTGATCATTGTCGCCCAAATATACTGGCGGGAATGGGCTTGGCCGTTTAACAGGAGTTTCTATTCGTTCTTGAAAAATAACGGGTTGGAATATGTGGATGTGTTACTGTTGGGCTGGCACAACGGCCCTCCGTCCCAGAAGACGCTGGATATTTGTAGTGACTTAAAAGTTAAGGGGTTATTCCGGCACCTGGCCATTTCGGGGCATAATAGGAAAGCTTTCCCTGAATTCGCCGCCTCTGGACTGTACGATGCAATGATGACCCGTTATAACGCCGTCCACAGGGGTGCGGAAGACGAGATATTCCCTCATATAGACAAAGAAAGGTCTGTCCGCCCAGCAATCACCACATACACCACCACCTGCTGGGGACAGTTATTGAAATCTGGTAACACCCCCTCTGGCGAGGCGACACCTAAAGCCTCTGATTGTTATAGGTTTGTGATGAGCAACCCTACAGTTGACGTGTGCATGAGCGGGCCTAAAAATATGGATGAGCTGAAAGAAGCCCTATCCGCGCTGGACAAGGGGGAAATGAGCGAGGCGGAAATGAAATGGATGAGAAAAGTTGGGGACTATATCCATTCGGGTAAAGCTAAATAG
- a CDS encoding Fic family protein, protein MFLGRGAHPNLLGFLRSVLPIAEVAALSRLNGQPTSFESAILSRAMDNQADARINQLVDNYQRALEQGSFQLSKGLPVNLMLTLDLHNILFGQMGAEAGNFRETQLEPFNLLGVESATHIFTPPPVDFLKPALYSLDKFFRHPPSLPDLVIATLVYYQLVALQPFEMGSGIMAGLIFSLMTSKQGGHDGALLPLTPYIERNKEKLAKAFYEIMQNGDWAGWTGLFLDMIADQSARLVDITGRLDTLHHDYSKLLVAERASNVLPQLLDELFSLPAITVNRAARVCRVTFRAAQFNVEKLVSLGILAEHTGRRRNRVYVVPQLIELYGSI, encoded by the coding sequence ATGTTTCTTGGACGTGGCGCCCACCCAAATCTGCTAGGCTTCTTGCGGAGCGTCCTGCCGATAGCGGAGGTTGCGGCGCTTTCACGCTTAAATGGCCAGCCAACCAGTTTTGAATCGGCCATTTTATCACGCGCCATGGACAATCAAGCCGATGCTCGGATAAATCAACTGGTTGATAATTATCAGCGGGCTTTGGAGCAAGGTTCTTTTCAGTTATCCAAAGGTCTGCCGGTAAACCTTATGCTTACCCTGGATTTGCACAATATCCTGTTCGGCCAGATGGGTGCCGAGGCAGGAAATTTCCGGGAAACCCAGTTGGAACCCTTTAATTTATTAGGTGTTGAGTCTGCAACCCATATTTTTACCCCGCCTCCGGTCGATTTCCTTAAGCCAGCCCTGTATTCTTTGGACAAATTCTTCCGTCACCCGCCTTCTTTGCCCGATCTGGTAATTGCCACACTGGTTTATTATCAGCTGGTTGCCCTTCAACCTTTTGAAATGGGCTCCGGTATCATGGCGGGCCTGATATTTAGCCTCATGACATCTAAGCAGGGAGGCCATGATGGGGCACTATTACCTTTAACCCCTTATATTGAAAGAAATAAGGAAAAGCTGGCCAAAGCTTTTTATGAAATTATGCAAAACGGAGACTGGGCCGGGTGGACCGGTTTGTTTCTGGACATGATTGCCGATCAAAGCGCCCGGCTTGTGGATATCACTGGCAGGCTGGATACCCTTCATCATGATTATTCAAAGCTTTTGGTGGCAGAGCGGGCCTCAAACGTGCTCCCCCAGCTACTGGACGAGCTTTTCAGCCTGCCCGCCATAACGGTGAACCGGGCGGCCCGGGTTTGCAGGGTTACTTTCCGGGCGGCGCAATTCAATGTGGAGAAGCTGGTGTCGCTGGGGATTTTGGCGGAACATACGGGAAGACGGCGCAACCGGGTCTATGTGGTTCCTCAACTTATTGAGTTATACGGGTCTATTTAG
- a CDS encoding aldo/keto reductase gives METRQLAGGSKISVTPLTLGTWRIGGAPFWAPQDSEISVQAIQTAIGAGINCIDTAPVYGMGLAEELIGKAIAGRRDKVVLATKCGLKWKDATIGGIYKDLTPQSITQELEDSLKRLGTDRVEIYQIHWPDPATPIADTMNALIKMKEQGKILEIGVSNFTLEQLQEAIGIAPIACVQPKYNVLEREIEADLLPFCAQNHIGVLAYSPLASGVLSGKYGKDTKFDDWRDGKNFGIFRPETFVKGMDQVERLKEVAEDYGMTLPQLAIRWLVEQKGVTSAIVGCNNPEQVEENVTAVSLRIDSQFLTAIDTALAG, from the coding sequence ATGGAAACCAGACAACTGGCCGGCGGTTCCAAAATATCTGTAACGCCATTGACCCTGGGTACATGGAGAATAGGGGGCGCCCCTTTCTGGGCGCCGCAGGATTCAGAGATATCCGTCCAGGCCATCCAAACAGCCATCGGCGCCGGGATAAATTGCATAGATACCGCCCCGGTTTACGGGATGGGGCTGGCCGAAGAGTTGATCGGAAAAGCCATCGCGGGCCGTCGCGACAAAGTGGTTCTTGCCACCAAGTGCGGCTTAAAGTGGAAAGACGCAACCATCGGCGGAATTTATAAAGATTTGACCCCCCAGTCCATCACCCAGGAGCTGGAAGATTCCCTTAAAAGACTTGGTACAGACCGGGTGGAGATATACCAGATCCATTGGCCAGACCCCGCAACGCCCATAGCCGATACCATGAACGCTTTGATAAAAATGAAGGAACAGGGGAAGATTTTGGAGATAGGTGTTTCCAATTTCACTCTAGAGCAACTGCAGGAGGCTATTGGCATAGCGCCAATAGCCTGCGTCCAGCCCAAATATAACGTGCTGGAGCGGGAAATTGAGGCGGATTTGCTTCCGTTTTGCGCACAGAACCATATTGGGGTGCTGGCTTATAGCCCACTGGCTTCCGGCGTGCTGTCGGGCAAATACGGGAAAGACACCAAGTTCGACGACTGGCGTGATGGGAAAAACTTCGGCATCTTCCGTCCGGAAACGTTCGTAAAAGGCATGGACCAGGTGGAACGGCTAAAGGAAGTGGCGGAAGATTACGGCATGACCTTGCCCCAACTTGCCATCCGGTGGCTTGTGGAACAGAAAGGGGTCACCTCCGCCATTGTGGGATGCAACAACCCGGAGCAGGTGGAAGAGAACGTCACCGCTGTCAGCCTCAGGATCGACAGCCAGTTCCTTACCGCTATTGATACCGCTCTGGCCGGGTAG
- a CDS encoding M67 family metallopeptidase: MFKLRPEDLEVMFAHARREFPNECCGVILGALGDYSKNEVRPCANIQHQLKEKYPELYTRDADTGYFMDPKDLKHAFEDAMKNGKTVIGFYHSHPGHEAYWSGEDHRAAMWAGSDEPSFPDASHVVISVYEDGVKGHAVFSWSPAEGRFARK, from the coding sequence ATGTTTAAACTCAGGCCGGAAGACCTGGAGGTAATGTTCGCCCACGCAAGAAGGGAGTTTCCCAACGAATGTTGCGGGGTTATTTTGGGCGCTCTGGGGGATTATTCCAAGAACGAGGTGCGCCCATGCGCCAACATCCAGCATCAATTGAAAGAGAAATACCCCGAGCTTTACACCCGGGACGCGGATACAGGTTATTTCATGGATCCCAAGGATCTAAAACACGCGTTCGAGGATGCGATGAAGAATGGAAAAACGGTGATCGGTTTCTATCATTCCCATCCGGGCCACGAAGCTTATTGGTCCGGCGAGGACCACCGGGCCGCCATGTGGGCTGGTAGTGACGAGCCATCTTTCCCGGACGCGTCCCACGTGGTCATCTCCGTCTATGAAGACGGCGTAAAAGGCCATGCGGTTTTCTCATGGAGCCCGGCGGAAGGAAGATTTGCGCGAAAATGA
- a CDS encoding ABC transporter ATP-binding protein — protein sequence MKPNSGAGPYVVEVENLVVRYKGRVALDGVTLRIAAQRFAGIIGPNGAGKTTLLRALLGLVKPESGIIKVFGHPPGHSHNLIGYVPQSSVFESRFPIKSREVVMMGRYGRLGWGKAPGKEDQLAVDDAITRVGILDLADKRFGSLSGGERQKVLIARALCAQPKLLLLDEPTTGVDILSQDSFYTLIKELLLDLKMTVVLVSHDVGVISSIVDDLICINQRVFCHDSPANVIAGGVIGDAYGSQWEILMHGHAVPHRLVSQHGHKHEEDKGHD from the coding sequence ATGAAGCCTAACTCCGGAGCCGGGCCCTATGTGGTGGAGGTGGAGAACCTTGTGGTTCGCTACAAGGGCAGGGTGGCCCTGGACGGGGTCACCTTACGCATCGCCGCCCAACGGTTCGCCGGTATCATTGGCCCCAACGGCGCGGGGAAAACCACGTTGTTGCGGGCCCTGTTAGGGTTGGTGAAACCCGAAAGCGGGATAATAAAAGTGTTCGGCCACCCGCCTGGCCACTCACACAATTTGATCGGGTATGTGCCCCAATCCTCGGTATTCGAAAGCCGGTTCCCCATCAAATCCCGCGAGGTTGTGATGATGGGCCGTTACGGCAGGCTTGGGTGGGGTAAGGCGCCGGGTAAAGAAGACCAGCTGGCCGTGGACGACGCCATCACCCGCGTGGGCATCCTGGATCTGGCGGATAAGCGGTTCGGCTCCCTTTCCGGGGGTGAGCGCCAAAAGGTTTTGATAGCCCGCGCCCTGTGCGCCCAGCCGAAGTTATTGTTGCTGGACGAGCCCACCACCGGGGTGGATATCCTTTCGCAAGACTCTTTTTACACGCTTATAAAAGAGCTACTGCTCGATTTAAAAATGACCGTTGTCCTGGTGAGCCATGACGTGGGCGTGATCTCCAGCATTGTGGACGACCTTATATGCATCAACCAGCGGGTTTTCTGCCACGACTCGCCGGCCAATGTTATCGCCGGGGGTGTGATTGGGGATGCCTACGGGAGCCAGTGGGAGATTCTCATGCACGGCCACGCGGTGCCTCACAGGCTGGTAAGCCAGCACGGGCACAAGCATGAAGAGGACAAGGGCCATGATTGA
- a CDS encoding metal ABC transporter permease translates to MIELLSQGFMVRALAAGLIIGSLCAILSVVVVLKKMSFMGAGISHSAFGGVALGALLGTDFMYSALGFSVFAALCIAWMSRRGGIHEDTGVGVMFAASMAFGVLCLGLAKGYNIDLFAFLFGSILAVSEADLILAMGALIITAALMMVFYKEIKVYCFDEEWAKVSGVNVERLQDMLLVMIAVAVVVSIKLLGIVLVSALLVIPGAVGYMLASTYKSQYMISLACAVISVICGLVLSYHFDIASGATIVLSATALFGLTAIVAPARG, encoded by the coding sequence ATGATTGAGCTATTGTCCCAGGGGTTCATGGTTCGCGCCCTGGCGGCGGGGCTGATCATCGGTTCGCTCTGCGCGATATTGTCGGTGGTGGTGGTGCTAAAGAAAATGTCATTCATGGGGGCTGGTATATCCCACTCAGCTTTCGGCGGCGTGGCCTTAGGCGCATTGCTGGGGACGGATTTCATGTATTCGGCGCTGGGCTTTTCGGTGTTTGCGGCGCTTTGCATAGCGTGGATGTCCAGAAGAGGGGGCATTCACGAAGACACCGGCGTGGGAGTGATGTTCGCCGCCTCCATGGCTTTCGGCGTGTTGTGCCTTGGCCTGGCCAAGGGATATAACATAGACCTGTTCGCTTTTCTGTTCGGCTCAATCCTGGCGGTTTCCGAGGCGGATTTGATCCTGGCCATGGGGGCGCTTATTATCACCGCCGCGCTGATGATGGTGTTTTACAAAGAAATTAAAGTCTATTGTTTCGACGAGGAATGGGCCAAAGTTTCCGGCGTGAACGTGGAACGGCTACAGGATATGCTGTTGGTGATGATAGCCGTGGCGGTAGTGGTGTCCATAAAACTTCTGGGTATCGTGCTGGTGTCGGCCCTGCTGGTAATCCCCGGCGCGGTGGGCTACATGCTGGCCAGCACTTACAAGTCACAATACATGATTTCCCTGGCCTGCGCCGTTATCTCGGTAATATGCGGGCTTGTCCTTTCTTACCATTTCGATATCGCCTCCGGCGCCACCATTGTGCTTTCCGCCACGGCGCTTTTCGGATTGACGGCCATTGTGGCCCCAGCGCGTGGATAA
- a CDS encoding DUF309 domain-containing protein, with the protein MDNGKIVLPESGGKGVELFNAGKYFQCHDVFEELWISARGEEKIYYQGIIQLAVALYKIVDEPNWRGATSLLTTGSSLLKSVNGERAGIDIKDAVDKAETLLASLEKMGPERMGEIKREGLFKLNYRQQL; encoded by the coding sequence GTGGATAACGGAAAAATAGTCCTGCCGGAATCTGGCGGAAAAGGGGTGGAGCTTTTCAACGCGGGCAAATATTTCCAATGCCACGACGTTTTCGAGGAGCTGTGGATAAGCGCCCGGGGCGAGGAAAAGATATATTACCAAGGGATCATCCAGCTCGCGGTGGCGTTATACAAAATAGTGGACGAACCGAACTGGCGCGGCGCCACAAGCCTTCTAACCACCGGCTCCAGCTTATTAAAAAGCGTCAACGGAGAGAGGGCCGGGATAGACATAAAAGACGCGGTGGATAAGGCTGAAACCCTGCTGGCGTCTCTGGAAAAGATGGGGCCTGAAAGAATGGGGGAGATAAAGCGGGAAGGGCTGTTTAAGCTGAATTACCGACAGCAGTTGTAA
- a CDS encoding response regulator, protein MFHNTIALIVEDSATIRSYVSSVLKTHLNCHQIISMGNGLDACRMVEGGTQRIDWIFSDWEMPGVRGDEFLKRVRQNPATAKTPFIMITGRNDKESLMAAIEAGVTDYLVKPFTATALVQKIRRVLSLQERRSMERYLSLSNVKVEIRFSTGGAYQSSLVNLSMGGFLTLAPVFRAGSGCIYDIANVAFHFNHSVFSVKAELMRVENCKSQPESDLLILAAFKFMDLDETAMENLSGLIKQLKALSDEETSVAFAE, encoded by the coding sequence ATGTTTCACAACACCATCGCGCTTATCGTGGAGGATTCGGCCACGATAAGAAGTTATGTGTCGTCCGTCCTGAAAACCCATTTGAATTGCCACCAGATTATCAGCATGGGCAACGGGCTGGACGCGTGCCGCATGGTGGAAGGCGGGACCCAAAGGATAGACTGGATATTCAGCGACTGGGAAATGCCCGGTGTCCGTGGGGACGAGTTTTTAAAAAGAGTCCGCCAAAATCCGGCAACAGCCAAAACCCCATTTATAATGATAACCGGCAGGAACGACAAAGAGTCGCTGATGGCCGCTATTGAGGCCGGTGTAACCGACTACCTTGTAAAACCTTTCACGGCCACAGCCCTGGTGCAAAAAATCCGGCGTGTCTTGAGTTTGCAGGAGCGCCGCTCTATGGAGCGTTACTTGAGTCTTTCGAACGTTAAAGTGGAAATCAGGTTCTCCACCGGCGGGGCATATCAAAGCTCCCTTGTGAACCTGTCTATGGGCGGCTTCTTGACGCTGGCCCCGGTATTCCGCGCCGGTAGCGGTTGTATCTACGACATAGCCAACGTGGCCTTCCATTTTAACCATAGCGTGTTCAGCGTGAAGGCGGAGCTTATGCGGGTGGAAAACTGCAAGAGCCAGCCGGAAAGCGATTTGTTGATATTGGCCGCGTTCAAATTTATGGATTTGGACGAGACGGCCATGGAGAATTTAAGCGGCCTGATAAAACAGCTTAAAGCGCTTTCCGACGAGGAAACCAGCGTGGCCTTCGCCGAGTGA
- the pyrR gene encoding bifunctional pyr operon transcriptional regulator/uracil phosphoribosyltransferase PyrR has translation MADSSVILTPVKMRQTITRIAHEIVERNRDLNDLAIVGIVTRGAVLADRLARELKKIAEVTIATGYLDPTFYRDDFHSRGQEFEAKKTDIPFSVTNKTVLLVDDVLFTGRTINAAIAHLFDLGRPKQVQLAVLIDRGHRELPIRPDYCGKSVPTQYVEKIRVRFKECDGKDIVVSGLTEKIPDLD, from the coding sequence CTGGCGGATTCCAGCGTAATCCTAACCCCGGTCAAGATGCGGCAGACCATAACCCGCATAGCCCACGAAATTGTGGAGCGGAACCGGGACTTGAACGATTTGGCCATCGTTGGGATTGTCACCCGGGGCGCCGTATTGGCCGACAGGCTGGCCAGGGAATTGAAGAAAATAGCGGAAGTAACCATTGCGACAGGATATTTGGACCCTACCTTCTACCGGGACGATTTCCACAGCCGGGGCCAGGAATTTGAGGCCAAGAAGACAGACATCCCTTTTTCGGTCACCAATAAAACAGTCCTTCTGGTGGACGACGTGCTGTTCACCGGAAGGACCATCAACGCGGCCATAGCCCATCTTTTCGATTTGGGAAGGCCAAAGCAGGTCCAACTGGCCGTATTGATAGACCGGGGGCATAGGGAATTGCCCATCCGGCCGGACTATTGCGGCAAGAGCGTGCCTACCCAATATGTTGAAAAAATAAGGGTACGGTTCAAGGAATGTGACGGGAAAGATATCGTGGTGAGCGGCTTAACCGAAAAAATACCGGATCTGGATTGA
- a CDS encoding aspartate carbamoyltransferase catalytic subunit, with translation MSEKGFTQKRRLLSAADLTIEDVERILNTASAMKEVSTRDVKKIPPLRGKTIINCFLEPSTRTKTSFEIAGKRLSADVINISATGSSLSKGETIKDMARNLSAMKPDLVVVRSQYSGIPLRISEWIDCAVVNAGDGRHEHPTQSLLDLFTIREKKGPLDNLNISIIGDILNSRVARSNIILMKLLGANITLCGPATLLPVCDISCDNNRPAGLVVDRVTNSLKEAVTGADVVMMLRIQTERLNEKKFPNLREYSKLYGLSPETLKLAAKDPLVLHPGPINRGVEISPEVADGPWCVMLDQVTNGVAVRMAVLYLLLGGGSASNA, from the coding sequence ATGTCGGAAAAAGGATTTACCCAGAAAAGGCGGCTACTTTCCGCGGCGGACCTTACCATCGAGGATGTGGAGAGGATTTTAAACACCGCCTCGGCCATGAAAGAGGTGTCCACCAGGGATGTAAAGAAAATACCTCCGCTCCGGGGCAAAACCATTATCAATTGCTTTCTGGAGCCCTCCACCCGGACTAAAACCAGCTTCGAGATAGCCGGAAAACGGCTCTCGGCGGACGTGATAAATATCAGCGCCACCGGCTCCTCCCTTTCCAAAGGAGAAACCATTAAGGACATGGCGAGGAACCTTTCCGCCATGAAACCAGACTTGGTGGTTGTCCGAAGCCAGTACTCCGGGATTCCCCTCAGAATCTCTGAATGGATAGACTGTGCTGTGGTAAACGCCGGGGATGGAAGGCATGAACACCCCACCCAAAGTTTGCTGGACCTGTTTACCATCCGGGAGAAAAAAGGCCCCCTGGACAATTTGAATATTTCAATAATTGGAGATATTTTGAACAGCCGGGTAGCCCGGTCTAACATCATATTAATGAAGCTATTAGGCGCAAACATCACGCTCTGTGGCCCTGCCACTTTGCTACCTGTTTGCGATATATCCTGCGATAATAACAGGCCTGCCGGACTGGTTGTGGACAGGGTGACGAATTCACTTAAAGAAGCGGTGACCGGGGCCGATGTGGTGATGATGCTCCGCATCCAGACCGAACGCCTTAACGAGAAGAAATTTCCAAACCTGAGAGAATATTCTAAGCTGTACGGATTGTCCCCGGAAACCCTGAAACTGGCCGCCAAGGATCCGCTGGTTCTGCACCCCGGCCCCATCAACCGGGGGGTGGAAATATCCCCTGAAGTGGCGGATGGGCCTTGGTGCGTGATGCTGGACCAAGTCACCAACGGTGTGGCTGTCAGGATGGCGGTACTATATCTTCTCCTTGGGGGAGGTTCGGCTAGTAATGCTTGA
- a CDS encoding dihydroorotase has translation MSVKRLLIKGGRVIDPASGVDGIRDVLVEKGIISIIDISIQTEDAKVLSAEGKWVVPGLVDMHVHLREPGYEYKETIETGTKSAAAGGFTSVACMANTNPVNDCAQVTEFIRNMAKSKGAVNVFPIGAITKGLKGEALADIAEMAEAGVVALSDDGKCVMNAAVMRAAIEYAGMFGLAIIEHAEDIDLKQNGVMNEGVVSTRLGLVGAPRISEDTITARDISLAEYTGGHVHFAHVSTAGAVELIRFAKQKGVKVTAEAAPHHFTLTDEAVGEYDTNAKMAPPLRESRDINAIIQGLADGTIDCIATDHAPHGIAEKEVEFDSAAFGIVGLETAVPLSLGLVRDGRLTPLRLVEVMSFNPSKILKINRGTIQPGAVADITIIDPDKEWVVEPSQFKSKGRNTPFAGWKMKGKAVATIVNGNVAYEDN, from the coding sequence ATGAGCGTAAAAAGGTTATTGATAAAAGGCGGCAGGGTGATTGATCCCGCCAGCGGTGTGGATGGAATCCGAGATGTTCTCGTTGAGAAGGGTATTATTTCAATTATTGATATATCTATCCAGACTGAGGACGCAAAAGTTCTAAGCGCCGAGGGCAAATGGGTGGTTCCTGGCTTGGTGGACATGCATGTCCATCTCAGGGAGCCGGGGTACGAATATAAAGAAACTATCGAAACTGGAACTAAGTCCGCCGCCGCTGGAGGGTTTACCTCGGTGGCATGCATGGCCAACACCAACCCGGTAAACGATTGCGCCCAAGTTACGGAGTTCATCCGGAACATGGCCAAATCCAAAGGAGCCGTAAACGTATTCCCCATCGGCGCCATCACCAAAGGATTAAAGGGGGAAGCTTTGGCGGATATTGCGGAAATGGCCGAAGCCGGGGTGGTGGCATTGTCGGATGACGGCAAATGCGTGATGAACGCGGCGGTGATGCGGGCGGCCATAGAATATGCAGGCATGTTTGGGCTTGCCATTATCGAGCATGCGGAAGATATTGATTTAAAACAGAATGGCGTTATGAACGAGGGGGTGGTATCCACCCGGCTTGGGCTGGTGGGTGCGCCAAGGATCTCGGAAGACACCATAACCGCAAGGGATATTAGCTTGGCGGAATATACCGGGGGGCATGTGCATTTCGCCCATGTGTCCACCGCCGGAGCCGTGGAGCTTATCCGGTTCGCCAAGCAAAAAGGGGTTAAAGTGACGGCCGAAGCCGCGCCCCACCATTTCACCCTGACAGACGAGGCGGTGGGTGAGTACGACACCAACGCCAAAATGGCCCCTCCACTAAGGGAATCCAGGGATATTAATGCAATAATTCAAGGACTTGCCGATGGGACGATAGACTGTATCGCCACCGATCACGCGCCCCACGGCATAGCGGAAAAAGAGGTGGAGTTCGATTCCGCCGCATTTGGTATCGTAGGGCTGGAAACGGCGGTTCCTTTAAGCTTGGGCCTGGTAAGGGATGGCAGGCTCACCCCCTTGCGGCTGGTGGAGGTGATGTCCTTTAACCCCTCTAAAATATTGAAGATAAACCGTGGGACCATCCAGCCCGGAGCCGTGGCGGACATAACTATAATAGACCCGGATAAAGAATGGGTTGTAGAACCCTCCCAGTTTAAATCCAAGGGGAGAAACACCCCCTTCGCGGGCTGGAAAATGAAGGGAAAAGCGGTGGCAACGATTGTAAACGGAAATGTGGCCTACGAAGATAACTAA
- the carA gene encoding glutamine-hydrolyzing carbamoyl-phosphate synthase small subunit translates to MLKERAYLALSDGRVFTGRPLGMRGETSGEVVFNTSMMGYQEILTDPSYEGQMVTMTYPLIGNYGVNTEDVESRRVFSSGFIIKEESAMASNFRQSQSLGDYLREMGVVGIQGIDTRALTKHIREKGSMPGVISSSGNNMDLVVEKAKILKNLDGIDLAAKVTCSAPYKWDSGLWRLGKGFEPLAKPARFKVVAVDTGIKHNILRNLVSAGCDVTVVPANMNAEAILDFAPDGVFLSNGPGDPAAVPYLAKTIKQLMGKKPIFGICLGHQILSIALGAKTYRLKFGHHGGNQPVMDLTTGKVEITAQNHNFAVDKDSIPADVEVTHVNLNDGTVEGIRSKSAPVFSVQYHPEASPGPHDSSYLFTRFTDMMEKWPQ, encoded by the coding sequence ATGTTAAAAGAGAGAGCGTATCTGGCGTTATCTGATGGAAGGGTATTCACAGGCAGGCCATTAGGCATGCGCGGGGAGACTTCCGGCGAGGTTGTCTTCAACACTTCCATGATGGGGTATCAGGAGATACTTACCGATCCTTCTTATGAAGGGCAGATGGTTACCATGACATACCCTTTGATCGGCAATTATGGCGTGAACACGGAGGATGTGGAGTCGCGCCGGGTGTTCTCATCGGGTTTCATAATAAAAGAGGAGAGCGCCATGGCCTCCAATTTCCGCCAGTCCCAGAGTTTGGGTGATTATTTGCGGGAGATGGGGGTGGTGGGTATTCAGGGGATAGACACCCGGGCGCTCACCAAGCACATCAGGGAAAAAGGCTCCATGCCGGGGGTGATAAGCTCCAGCGGTAACAATATGGACTTGGTGGTGGAGAAAGCCAAAATCCTTAAAAACCTGGACGGGATAGATTTGGCGGCCAAAGTTACCTGCTCGGCCCCATATAAATGGGATTCCGGGTTATGGAGGCTGGGAAAAGGGTTTGAGCCGTTGGCCAAACCGGCCAGGTTCAAGGTTGTGGCTGTGGATACTGGTATAAAGCACAACATCTTGCGCAACCTTGTGTCCGCCGGGTGTGATGTGACTGTCGTCCCGGCGAATATGAACGCCGAGGCGATCCTGGATTTTGCCCCGGATGGCGTATTTTTGAGCAACGGCCCGGGAGATCCGGCGGCGGTACCTTATTTGGCGAAAACCATCAAACAGTTGATGGGTAAAAAACCCATTTTCGGTATATGCCTGGGTCATCAGATACTATCAATCGCCCTGGGCGCCAAAACTTACCGGTTGAAGTTCGGCCATCACGGGGGTAACCAGCCGGTGATGGATTTGACCACCGGGAAAGTGGAAATTACCGCCCAGAACCACAATTTCGCGGTGGATAAAGACTCTATCCCGGCGGATGTGGAAGTTACCCATGTCAATTTGAACGATGGAACCGTTGAGGGGATACGGTCAAAATCGGCTCCGGTGTTTTCGGTGCAATACCATCCGGAGGCGTCGCCGGGTCCGCACGACTCATCTTATCTCTTCACGCGGTTCACGGATATGATGGAAAAATGGCCGCAGTAA